Genomic segment of Malania oleifera isolate guangnan ecotype guangnan chromosome 7, ASM2987363v1, whole genome shotgun sequence:
aattgaggtaagagtgagaatttattTTACGCCAAGGGATATGCTTACACTACTCTTACGACAAATTCGCTCcgatagaaatgttggtggcgaagaatggagtccagcggtattttATGATTTTCGATCCGGCGAATATTAGTCGAGAAATTGAATAGAGTAAGAGAGAGAGACGAAGGGTGAGACGAAGCTAAAAGGGGGGGCTTTGTCTGCGTGATTTCAAATCAACCTGAAGtgaggtaataataataataataataataataataataatatattatttaattaataataattaattatttatttatttatttatttttgaaatcatcccACTAAtattgtataaccatttttggggttattacattttaTCTATATTTATATATCCTCGTTTCAacgtttctcaataaaacaattcttatatcagtatattttaatttatctcaataaaaatattctcataattttttGTGCACATTCCGTCATCCCATAATAGTATATACCATGTTTCATGTATTTTAACATTTCTCAGAAAAATACTCATTAGCATTTATCATTTTTCATCACCTCTTATATTTCAAATACcaaaacaccacaattcaatataagtcatatgtcacacaattttatctgatatttatatcataataatttaggcaaaataacatattctcattttcacgttttAACTACattaataattctaaaaaataattgtaataatttattccctttatcTGACTTACTAAGATTTCGCTAAAAATATCAAATTCCTACGCCTCTCGGCGTTCGCAGCTCAAaaacctgaaattcacatttatcCCAAGTTATTCAACTCGACTCCCAAAATAATTTCCATTTATCACTTCTTAGATTTCGTATACTCAAAATTAACATTACAATTCAAAAATACTCCAGTTACCCTggttttcctgaactacgcctatAGGGATCCCGAAATTATATTCGCAGCGCTCACCTGaatcctgaattcaataacccaagtTCAACCTCAGAAAGCCCAATATTCTAATattctaaatctacattaattaaatattaattaatctTTTAATAACTCTCTTATCCTAAATTTGAGGTTATGCTTACGATGACCTCACAAGAAATCtgctctactagacttgtagagaatcatccataaATTTTCGTAATGACGTTCAATCGTCAGTttgacttaagatttaagaaaaattggggtaagagtgagaatttactttAGCTTAGGGGATATGCGgcatatgcctacgccgctcttaTGACAAATCTGTTCCGATAGAAATGTGAGTGGTGGAGAATGGGAGTCCAAcgatattttttgattttcgatcAGGCGAATATCAACTAAGAAATTGAAAAAAGTGGGAGAGAGATGGAGGGGCGAGACCACGCTGAAAGGGGGCCCCTGCCTACGTTATTTGAAATCCCCACCAAAGATTCTACTACAGGAggtgatatatacatatatatatatatatatatgtatatatataatataaaataataattatataatatttaattaatgataatttatttaattaataaaaataaaaattaaactaaattttaattatttttaaaatttttaattaattaattaattaattatttttaaaatcaccccactaatcttataAAACCATTTTTGAGATTATCACATTTTATCTATattgtttatattttatatgtatCAAAACTTGAATCAGTTGGTTAACTGATGTAATTAAAATCTAGTTTGATAAGTTTTGAGTAAGATTAACATAGAATTTTGGTTTAATTCAATTAacaatattttctttaattgaaAAATTTTGACTAATTTGATTAACTAACTTAATTAATCATACTGCTCGCCCCTACTGAGGGCCTTATGTTATGGTCGCCCACACATGCACGTATGGACCATCTCTGATTAGAAGTTGGTCTTTTGTACAATCCCACatctaaaataaaatattcaattcCTAAAATTCATGAATTGAATCACGATCCAAaatcaaaccaaaccaaaataATGGGTGTTGATTGTGCTTATTTAATTTGGTTCATTTTATGTTGATTATGCCTACTAAAAATTAGAGTGAACCTCAATATTTTgtactattttatttataaaatttgcctaacaaaattctaatttaaaatataattggaTATTCcttctaaaaataaattattgaattgatttttcaaggagaaattcaaaaaatgaaaaaaattctatcaattatattttttagaaattccAAAGTTAATAATTGAGCATCCCTTCTCAATTTGATTCAATCTTTTTGGTTTCATAAAACACAAAGTTGAAATCAAACCGAAGGATTCAACTTGCTAATTTTTTGAATCGAACCAAATCAAATGACTAAAAAATCAATCTATTTCGTTTTAGTTCAATGTAGTTTAATATGATTTGATCAATTTCATGAATTTTCGATTGATTTTTCCACTCCTAGAAAGCATAAAACACTTGGCATGTACAAGTTATTTGTTATGCTATCAACAActaacatttatatatatatatatatatatatatatatatatatatatatattttaaaaaacaatCATATGTAAATGCTAATTATTGTGGAACTTTAGAAAGTGACagtatataattttattaaaatttgatATTCCTTACAATTCAATAACCTAAAAAACATTTCACATCCAGTGATTTAAGATTTAGCAAAACATGTTTAAGATGTTACCAATGATTTCACATCcatttaaaatacaaaattatgTTGCTGTATTTGAGTGAAGACATTAATTGATCTCATTTTCTACCTTGTTATCCTAAAATTTTAGATAGATACATTGTGTAGTTTTTAGTTTGAGTATTAAGATTCATCATTAGAAATAGTTTCATAAAATAAAtgtgagtattttttttaatgaaattgcTTATAGTTTGATAATTTGATGGCTTAGATATTATGTCTTAAGTTTCAATTAAAACATACGGTTTTAATttaattgtaattttatttttgtctAATCATAACATtaagactatttttttttttcaatgtattaTCTGAAATCAAAATgacatatttatgaaaaaaataataatatatgagttattattattatccaagAGAACACAAGTATAAGAGTCCGCATAAGCTTATTTGTAGAATAggtaaaattaatatatttaataaatatgtaattatattttataaaattttaatataaaagtGAATGAGTTATATTAATTATGATTGAagcactttttaaaataaaaataatgaattgtCCAAAAATAGAAATACTGTTATGGCTAATATTTCTAAGATATTTATTcgtgattattttaaaaaaaaattttgagtgcaATTCAATCAACATTTTTTCACCACTAACAACTACAATTacaaataacaacaataatgtaACTATTAAGCCCCCAGGGCGCAGCTCAGGTGGTTGAGCGGATTTCGGGTGTGCGCTTCATGGCGTCAGGGTTTCCTCCCCACCCAGGTTCGATTCAGCGCCTGAGCTCCTGATTTTACCTCCCTGTGGTGTGTGGGGCCATTCTACAGGGCGTGGGAATAGTCACTGGCCGGTGCGACGGAtcgtaaaacggacgtcgttgacggtagGTGGACACCCGgacgtaatccaaaaaaaaaaaaaaaataatgtaacTATTAATAATTATAACAAATTATAACAATGGTAAAGTATGCAAGGTAACTTGGAACAAATATTAAATTATGTAATTTTtgataaaagtaaaaaaaaaaagcgtGATTAGTAATCGTGGATCTTTAAGTGACAATAAATTTTAtgattaaaaattcaaaactgTTGTAGAAGAAATTGTGTTTGAGAAACCCAATTTCTGATTGGGCTAAATGGGCCGCAACTCGTCATCTTCCCTGGTTTCGGCCCATATACTGTCCATTCAAAGAATCGAGGGCACTTCCGTAATTTCGACGACTGAGAAACACAGAAACAAGGAGAGCTCGAATCAGTTCGCGCCATCGCGGACCTCAAATCGCCGGTATCAAGAAAAAAGCAAAGCCAACCCAATCTGCAGCAGCATCTATCCCGTAAGAacatttatttctttctttcattatatatatatatatatgtatgtatatatatatatatatatatgcatatgcataCGCATATTCAAATATTTTCCTCTCATTCATCTTTATACATAAATCCCTTTTACACTTTCATACCCTAGATTGCAAATGAAACGATCTTCAGTGTCTTAGGGTTTCGTAATTGATAATAACCGAATTGTGGTTCAGAGTCGAGGTTCTTGAGCTCAAAGAGTACACAAGAGGTTAGGGTTTGAAGACAATTGTGTGCGGAGTCTTGTTGATTGATGGAATAAGCACTGTTTTAGATGGCGAACACCAATAACAATTCAATGAAGAACGTTGGTGCTCCGACCCAAACCCAAACTCCTTTTGGCGGTAATGCGGGGATAAACCACCAGTCCCATCTCCTCTCACAGACACAATCTCAAACACATGGTGGGTCTATCTTTTCGGGACATTTTCAGTTGTCTGAGCCTCAGGCTCAGGCGGTGGCTCAGGCACAGTATGCTCAGGCTCATGCCCAAGCTCAAGCCCAAGCGGCTCATGCTCAATTCCAAGCTCAATTGCAGGCTCAAGCTCAAGTTCACCCGTCCCGTGTGCAGAACCCTGGGAGTGGTTCTATTAGTGCGTCTTCACTTTCTGTTTCGGTGCCAGTAACAGGAGGGGTGAAGAGGGCTCAGCCAAAACCGCCTTCTCGACCTCCTGGTTCTGCTGCTAGCAACACTGGATTGCCATTTAAGACTATGGAGCTAACCCCAGCTGCTCGGAGGAAGAAGCAGAAACTTCCTGATAAGCAAATACCTGATAAGGTGGCTGCACTTGTGCCAGAGTCTGCACTTTACACCCATTTGCTTGAATTAGAGGCCCGGATAGATGCTGCTCTTGCAAGAAAGAAGAGTGATATTCAGGAGTCCCTTAGGGACCCTCCCACTGTTCAGAAAACCCTCAGGATTTATGTTTTCAACACTTTTATCAACCACTTAGGATCAAACCCGGAAAACGAAAATGCGGAGCCCCCTTCTTGGGTGCTTAAATTAACTGGGAGGATCTTGGAAAATGTAGTGGAGCCTGACCCAGATGGGGTGCTCCACAAGCCTAATTCTTGGTACCCAAAATTCTCATCATTTTTCAAGAGGATTACCATTTACTTAGACCAGAGCCTCTATCCAAATAACCATGTAATTTTATGGGAGAAGGCACGATCATCTGCACTTCATGAGGGTTTTGAAGTGAAGAGAAAAGGGGATAAGGAGTTCACCGCTATGGTGAGGCTAGAAATGAATTATATGCCCGAGAAACTCAAACTTTCTCCAGTGCTGGTGGATGTTCTCGGCATTGATGTAGATACTCGCCCGAGAATTATTGCTGCACTTTGGCACTATGTGAAGGTTAAGAAGTTACAGGACCCAAGTgatccttctatttttgtttgtGATCCACCTCTTCGGAAAGTATTTGGGGAAGAGAAGATGAAATTTGCTGTGGTTTCACAGAAGATATCACAGCATTTATCTCCACCACCTCCTATACATTTGGTGCATAAGATTAAGCTTTCGGGGAATTGTCCAGCTGGAACTACTTGTTACGATGTGTTGGTTGATGTCCCTTTTCAATTAGAGAAGGAAATGTCTGCTTTCTTGGCAAACACTGGGAGGCATGCGGAGATTGATGCTTATGATGATACTATTACTGCTTCAATAAAGAAGATTCATGAGCATTGTCGGAGGCGGGCTTTCTTTCTTGGGTTCAGCCAGTCTCCAGTAGAGTTCATTAATGCTCTAATTGCTTCTCAGAGCAGGGATTTGAAGCTTGCTGCTGGTGATGCCAGTCGTAATTCTGAAAAAGAGCATCGATCTGACTTTTATAATCAATCATGGTAAGCCTTTATCAACTTGTTTGTTGTATGAGTATGACTAGCACGTTTCATTATCATTTATCTTTTGGACCTATAGCTTAGTCAATAATAAAAATGGAAAGAAGATAGTGAAGTGTTAACATGCTCTTCCCATGTCATTTGAATCAAAATCCACAGGTGACTAAGTCAGATCCTGCAAGGGTGATGCAATCTTCACTCATTTATTATTCACGATTGGCTTGTCTCAATTAAATCCCCATGTGCCATGGGAAAATAAACCAATTACTGATGGAATCTTGACACATTATCCTGAAAATGTGTTGAGCTTACCATAGAATATGTCCCATTCAATTGTTGACAATTAATTAGGATCTGATTACTCAATTCATGTATTAATTTTTCTGGAAAGCATTTTCAGcaatttgtttgtttgtttttttttttttaattataattttttttataaccaaatattttattgaaatgACATGACAAAAACATCATATAATTTTGTTTTTCATTGAATCCCCATTCaatgatatattataaataatgTAGATTTACTGGGTAAAGTTCTGTTGAAGTGGTGACCACTTCAGCAAGTTCTCCCAGA
This window contains:
- the LOC131160554 gene encoding SWI/SNF complex component SNF12 homolog isoform X2, coding for MANTNNNSMKNVGAPTQTQTPFGGNAGINHQSHLLSQTQSQTHGGSIFSGHFQLSEPQAQAVAQAQYAQAHAQAQAQAAHAQFQAQLQAQAQVHPSRVQNPGSGSISASSLSVSVPVTGGVKRAQPKPPSRPPGSAASNTGLPFKTMELTPAARRKKQKLPDKQIPDKVAALVPESALYTHLLELEARIDAALARKKSDIQESLRDPPTVQKTLRIYVFNTFINHLGSNPENENAEPPSWVLKLTGRILENVVEPDPDGVLHKPNSWYPKFSSFFKRITIYLDQSLYPNNHVILWEKARSSALHEGFEVKRKGDKEFTAMVRLEMNYMPEKLKLSPVLVDVLGIDVDTRPRIIAALWHYVKVKKLQDPSDPSIFVCDPPLRKVFGEEKMKFAVVSQKISQHLSPPPPIHLVHKIKLSGNCPAGTTCYDVLVDVPFQLEKEMSAFLANTGRHAEIDAYDDTITASIKKIHEHCRRRAFFLGFSQSPVEFINALIASQSRDLKLAAGDASRNSEKEHRSDFYNQSWFEDAVVHYLNRKTAAGSDAIGSTAI
- the LOC131160554 gene encoding SWI/SNF complex component SNF12 homolog isoform X3, with protein sequence MANTNNNSMKNVGAPTQTQTPFGGNAGINHQSHLLSQTQSQTHGGSIFSGHFQLSEPQAQAVAQAQYAQAHAQAQAQAAHAQFQAQLQAQAQVHPSRVQNPGSGSISASSLSVSVPVTGGVKRAQPKPPSRPPGSAASNTGLPFKTMELTPAARRKKQKLPDKQIPDKVAALVPESALYTHLLELEARIDAALARKKSDIQESLRDPPTVQKTLRIYVFNTFINHLGSNPENENAEPPSWVLKLTGRILENVVEPDPDGVLHKPNSWYPKFSSFFKRITIYLDQSLYPNNHVILWEKARSSALHEGFEVKRKGDKEFTAMVRLEMNYMPEKLKLSPVLVDVLGIDVDTRPRIIAALWHYVKVKKLQDPSDPSIFVCDPPLRKVFGEEKMKFAVVSQKISQHLSPPPPIHLVHKIKLSGNCPAGTTCYDVLVDVPFQLEKEMSAFLANTGRHAEIDAYDDTITASIKKIHEHCRRRAFFLGFSQSPVEFINALIASQSRDLKLAAGDASRNSEKEHRSDFYNQSWFEDAVVHYLNRKTAAGSDAIGST
- the LOC131160554 gene encoding SWI/SNF complex component SNF12 homolog isoform X1 — encoded protein: MANTNNNSMKNVGAPTQTQTPFGGNAGINHQSHLLSQTQSQTHGGSIFSGHFQLSEPQAQAVAQAQYAQAHAQAQAQAAHAQFQAQLQAQAQVHPSRVQNPGSGSISASSLSVSVPVTGGVKRAQPKPPSRPPGSAASNTGLPFKTMELTPAARRKKQKLPDKQIPDKVAALVPESALYTHLLELEARIDAALARKKSDIQESLRDPPTVQKTLRIYVFNTFINHLGSNPENENAEPPSWVLKLTGRILENVVEPDPDGVLHKPNSWYPKFSSFFKRITIYLDQSLYPNNHVILWEKARSSALHEGFEVKRKGDKEFTAMVRLEMNYMPEKLKLSPVLVDVLGIDVDTRPRIIAALWHYVKVKKLQDPSDPSIFVCDPPLRKVFGEEKMKFAVVSQKISQHLSPPPPIHLVHKIKLSGNCPAGTTCYDVLVDVPFQLEKEMSAFLANTGRHAEIDAYDDTITASIKKIHEHCRRRAFFLGFSQSPVEFINALIASQSRDLKLAAGDASRNSEKEHRSDFYNQSWFEDAVVHYLNRKTAAGSDAIGSTIIAHNLQQRRQ